One genomic window of Etheostoma spectabile isolate EspeVRDwgs_2016 chromosome 7, UIUC_Espe_1.0, whole genome shotgun sequence includes the following:
- the LOC116692752 gene encoding uncharacterized protein LOC116692752 isoform X6: protein MKMEHSFADLLSNAFSETTVTSFPDGDLDFENLNFDEKCEEDKTDTSHENLLTKEDEALQQEATGPPAVLSGMKSRDTYVAENVDEKQSDDKSDEEDFEGAELTSRTNTLVQDYTSSESEQEGSVSGEDEEDEDMGTGERPGDLPRLIHCRDEFCNGNKEDRVFSEGQPLAPEGAENPQVRNEEQGEGESDEEESYFERVPKRGSEMMIKGDRIEEDKQERDKENKEEEACASECEGMKIALCFEQKHESPCRDGPGKASLEFPEISVQNLQDLIAEVDSEDYGERMKDFSGNEHQDAGESFADYPSDLSSCEYVEDGARNPESNHQSNALACAFKSGSVAKQNTCLERAVTHPTGMLKAEDTAEEGFGNLSSRDLEVDAVEFRSLDVAAGEKEIVENVSGDAAVTGVDDGGETGESDAYISSDDEDQEMRSNEEITNSTQDLESNQERMETRGGSSATFSDDDDDNRVNPTDFNINWNIDVLTTDTLWSEDLLTTEDTDKAETSPSDETQRPPEDVNSYSTTTSPSNQGSLDDSFFFNTEPEASRVYELGQLGDDEYEEERNWEQEQERIKAFYEFYDDSNEDNEREGRQIKVQFCADPLSQVIHYETDSSDRDSVSSSTEGEEDPSSAETSECFNMLKLTLKMGLVILTGLLMFWFATDQAGWLSHVSFF, encoded by the exons ATGAAG ATGGAACACAGTTTTGCAGATCTACTCAGCAATGCTTTTTCAG AAACAACTGTTACCTCATTTCCTGACGGAGATTTGGACTTTGAGAATTTAAATTTTGATGAAAAATGCGAGGAAGACAAAACTGACACCTCTCACGAAAACTTGCTTACAAAGGAAGACGAAGCTCTTCAACAGGAAGCCACTGGTCCACCTGCAGTTTTGTCTGGCATGAAATCTAGAGATACGTATGTGGCTGAAAATGTTGATGAAAAGCAGTCTGATGATAAAAGTGATGAGGAAGATTTTGAAGGTGCAGAGTTAACGAGCAGGACCAACACACTGGTGCAGGATTACACAAGCTCAGAGTCTGAACAGGAAGGCTCTGTCTCtggagaagatgaagaggatgaGGATATGGGAACAGGAGAAAGACCAGGGGATTTGCCGAGGCTGATTCACTGCCGCGACGAGTTTTGCAATGGTAATAAAGAGGACAGGGTCTTTAGTGAGGGACAACCTCTGGCCCCAGAGGGTGCTGAAAACCCTCAAGTTAGAAATGAGGAGCAAGGTGAGGGTGAGAGTGATGAGGAGGAGTCCTATTTTGAGAGAGTCCCTAAACGTGGCAGTGAGATGATGATAAAAGGTGACAGGATTGAAGAGGATAAGCAAGAGAGGGACAAAGAAAATAAGGAAGAAGAGGCGTGTGCTTCTGAGTGTGAGGGCATGAAAATCGCTCTGTGCTTTGAGCAGAAGCATGAAAGTCCTTGCAGAGATGGCCCGGGGAAAGCCAGTTTGGAGTTCCCAGAAATATCAGTGCAAAATCTACAGGATCTTATTGCTGAAGTTGATAGTGAGGATTATGGAGAGAGAATGAAGGATTTCTCAGGGAACGAGCACCAAGACGCAGGTGAGAGCTTTGCAGATTATCCCTCAGACTTGTCTTCTTGTGAATATGTAGAAGATGGAGCAAGAAATCCAGAGAGTAATCACCAGTCGAACGCCTTGGCTTGTGCATTCAAAAGCGGTTCAGTTGCAAAGCAGAACACCTGTCTGGAAAGAGCTGTGACACATCCGACAGGGATGCTAAAAGCTGAGGACACTGCTGAGGAGGGATTTGGGAATCTGTCCAGCAGAGATTTAGAGGTGGATGCTGTTGAGTTCAGGAGCTTGGATGTGGCAGCTGGAGAAAAAGAGATTGTGGAGAATGTATCGGGCGATGCAGCTGTAACAGGGGTTGATGATGGAGGTGAGACAGGTGAGAGTGATGCCTACATCTCCAGTGATGATGAGGACCAAGAAATGAGGAGTAATGAGGAAATAACTAATAGTACACAAGATCTTGAAAGCAACCAGGAACGGATGGAGACTCGCGGCGGGAGCAGTGCAACGTTTTCTGACGATGATGACGACAACAGAGTGAATCCAACCGATTTCAACATAAATTGGAATATAGACGTGTTGACAACTGACACCCTTTGGTCTGAAGACCTGTTAACCACAGAGGACACAGACAAAGCGGAAACATCGCCTTCAGATGAGACTCAGCGTCCTCCAGAAGACGTCAACAGCTACTCAACAACAACGAGCCCCTCTAACCAGGGATCCCTGGATGATAGTTTCTTCTTCAACACTGAACCTGAAGCCTCTAGGGTCTACGAGCTGGGACAGTTGGGAGACGACGAGTATGAAGAGGAGAGAAACTGGGAACAGGAGCAAGAGAGAATTAAGGCTTTCTATGAGTTTTATGATGACAGCAACGAAGACAATGAAAGAGAAG GGAGGCagataaaagttcagttttGTGCAGATCCATTGTCTCAAGTCATTCACTATGAAACTGACAG CAGTGACAGAGACTCAGTCAGCAGTTCCACTGAAGGGGAGGAGGACCCGAGTTCTGCAGAAACATCTGAG TGTTTCAACATGCTGAAGCTGACACTGAAGATGGGTCTGGTGATACTGACGGGACTGCTGATGTTCTGGTTTGCCACAGACCAAGCGGGCTGGCTCAGCCACGTGTCGTTCTTTTAG
- the LOC116692752 gene encoding uncharacterized protein LOC116692752 isoform X5 — MKMEHSFADLLSNAFSETTVTSFPDGDLDFENLNFDEKCEEDKTDTSHENLLTKEDEALQQEATGPPAVLSGMKSRDTYVAENVDEKQSDDKSDEEDFEGAELTSRTNTLVQDYTSSESEQEGSVSGEDEEDEDMGTGERPGDLPRLIHCRDEFCNGNKEDRVFSEGQPLAPEGAENPQVRNEEQGEGESDEEESYFERVPKRGSEMMIKGDRIEEDKQERDKENKEEEACASECEGMKIALCFEQKHESPCRDGPGKASLEFPEISVQNLQDLIAEVDSEDYGERMKDFSGNEHQDAGESFADYPSDLSSCEYVEDGARNPESNHQSNALACAFKSGSVAKQNTCLERAVTHPTGMLKAEDTAEEGFGNLSSRDLEVDAVEFRSLDVAAGEKEIVENVSGDAAVTGVDDGGETGESDAYISSDDEDQEMRSNEEITNSTQDLESNQERMETRGGSSATFSDDDDDNRVNPTDFNINWNIDVLTTDTLWSEDLLTTEDTDKAETSPSDETQRPPEDVNSYSTTTSPSNQGSLDDSFFFNTEPEASRVYELGQLGDDEYEEERNWEQEQERIKAFYEFYDDSNEDNEREGRQIKVQFCADPLSQVIHYETDSDRDSVSSSTEGEEDPSSAETSEEWREPDDTTQLTPACDPPNTQLPENVADIGNTHICSKKHKCFNMLKLTLKMGLVILTGLLMFWFATDQAGWLSHVSFF; from the exons ATGAAG ATGGAACACAGTTTTGCAGATCTACTCAGCAATGCTTTTTCAG AAACAACTGTTACCTCATTTCCTGACGGAGATTTGGACTTTGAGAATTTAAATTTTGATGAAAAATGCGAGGAAGACAAAACTGACACCTCTCACGAAAACTTGCTTACAAAGGAAGACGAAGCTCTTCAACAGGAAGCCACTGGTCCACCTGCAGTTTTGTCTGGCATGAAATCTAGAGATACGTATGTGGCTGAAAATGTTGATGAAAAGCAGTCTGATGATAAAAGTGATGAGGAAGATTTTGAAGGTGCAGAGTTAACGAGCAGGACCAACACACTGGTGCAGGATTACACAAGCTCAGAGTCTGAACAGGAAGGCTCTGTCTCtggagaagatgaagaggatgaGGATATGGGAACAGGAGAAAGACCAGGGGATTTGCCGAGGCTGATTCACTGCCGCGACGAGTTTTGCAATGGTAATAAAGAGGACAGGGTCTTTAGTGAGGGACAACCTCTGGCCCCAGAGGGTGCTGAAAACCCTCAAGTTAGAAATGAGGAGCAAGGTGAGGGTGAGAGTGATGAGGAGGAGTCCTATTTTGAGAGAGTCCCTAAACGTGGCAGTGAGATGATGATAAAAGGTGACAGGATTGAAGAGGATAAGCAAGAGAGGGACAAAGAAAATAAGGAAGAAGAGGCGTGTGCTTCTGAGTGTGAGGGCATGAAAATCGCTCTGTGCTTTGAGCAGAAGCATGAAAGTCCTTGCAGAGATGGCCCGGGGAAAGCCAGTTTGGAGTTCCCAGAAATATCAGTGCAAAATCTACAGGATCTTATTGCTGAAGTTGATAGTGAGGATTATGGAGAGAGAATGAAGGATTTCTCAGGGAACGAGCACCAAGACGCAGGTGAGAGCTTTGCAGATTATCCCTCAGACTTGTCTTCTTGTGAATATGTAGAAGATGGAGCAAGAAATCCAGAGAGTAATCACCAGTCGAACGCCTTGGCTTGTGCATTCAAAAGCGGTTCAGTTGCAAAGCAGAACACCTGTCTGGAAAGAGCTGTGACACATCCGACAGGGATGCTAAAAGCTGAGGACACTGCTGAGGAGGGATTTGGGAATCTGTCCAGCAGAGATTTAGAGGTGGATGCTGTTGAGTTCAGGAGCTTGGATGTGGCAGCTGGAGAAAAAGAGATTGTGGAGAATGTATCGGGCGATGCAGCTGTAACAGGGGTTGATGATGGAGGTGAGACAGGTGAGAGTGATGCCTACATCTCCAGTGATGATGAGGACCAAGAAATGAGGAGTAATGAGGAAATAACTAATAGTACACAAGATCTTGAAAGCAACCAGGAACGGATGGAGACTCGCGGCGGGAGCAGTGCAACGTTTTCTGACGATGATGACGACAACAGAGTGAATCCAACCGATTTCAACATAAATTGGAATATAGACGTGTTGACAACTGACACCCTTTGGTCTGAAGACCTGTTAACCACAGAGGACACAGACAAAGCGGAAACATCGCCTTCAGATGAGACTCAGCGTCCTCCAGAAGACGTCAACAGCTACTCAACAACAACGAGCCCCTCTAACCAGGGATCCCTGGATGATAGTTTCTTCTTCAACACTGAACCTGAAGCCTCTAGGGTCTACGAGCTGGGACAGTTGGGAGACGACGAGTATGAAGAGGAGAGAAACTGGGAACAGGAGCAAGAGAGAATTAAGGCTTTCTATGAGTTTTATGATGACAGCAACGAAGACAATGAAAGAGAAG GGAGGCagataaaagttcagttttGTGCAGATCCATTGTCTCAAGTCATTCACTATGAAACTGACAG TGACAGAGACTCAGTCAGCAGTTCCACTGAAGGGGAGGAGGACCCGAGTTCTGCAGAAACATCTGAG GAATGGAGGGAGCCTGACGACACCACTCAATTGACACCGGCTTGTGATCCCCCGAACACTCAGCTACCAGAGAACGTGGCAGATATCggcaacacacacatttgtagcaagaaacacaaa TGTTTCAACATGCTGAAGCTGACACTGAAGATGGGTCTGGTGATACTGACGGGACTGCTGATGTTCTGGTTTGCCACAGACCAAGCGGGCTGGCTCAGCCACGTGTCGTTCTTTTAG
- the LOC116692752 gene encoding uncharacterized protein LOC116692752 isoform X7, with translation MKMEHSFADLLSNAFSETTVTSFPDGDLDFENLNFDEKCEEDKTDTSHENLLTKEDEALQQEATGPPAVLSGMKSRDTYVAENVDEKQSDDKSDEEDFEGAELTSRTNTLVQDYTSSESEQEGSVSGEDEEDEDMGTGERPGDLPRLIHCRDEFCNGNKEDRVFSEGQPLAPEGAENPQVRNEEQGEGESDEEESYFERVPKRGSEMMIKGDRIEEDKQERDKENKEEEACASECEGMKIALCFEQKHESPCRDGPGKASLEFPEISVQNLQDLIAEVDSEDYGERMKDFSGNEHQDAGESFADYPSDLSSCEYVEDGARNPESNHQSNALACAFKSGSVAKQNTCLERAVTHPTGMLKAEDTAEEGFGNLSSRDLEVDAVEFRSLDVAAGEKEIVENVSGDAAVTGVDDGGETGESDAYISSDDEDQEMRSNEEITNSTQDLESNQERMETRGGSSATFSDDDDDNRVNPTDFNINWNIDVLTTDTLWSEDLLTTEDTDKAETSPSDETQRPPEDVNSYSTTTSPSNQGSLDDSFFFNTEPEASRVYELGQLGDDEYEEERNWEQEQERIKAFYEFYDDSNEDNEREGRQIKVQFCADPLSQVIHYETDSDRDSVSSSTEGEEDPSSAETSECFNMLKLTLKMGLVILTGLLMFWFATDQAGWLSHVSFF, from the exons ATGAAG ATGGAACACAGTTTTGCAGATCTACTCAGCAATGCTTTTTCAG AAACAACTGTTACCTCATTTCCTGACGGAGATTTGGACTTTGAGAATTTAAATTTTGATGAAAAATGCGAGGAAGACAAAACTGACACCTCTCACGAAAACTTGCTTACAAAGGAAGACGAAGCTCTTCAACAGGAAGCCACTGGTCCACCTGCAGTTTTGTCTGGCATGAAATCTAGAGATACGTATGTGGCTGAAAATGTTGATGAAAAGCAGTCTGATGATAAAAGTGATGAGGAAGATTTTGAAGGTGCAGAGTTAACGAGCAGGACCAACACACTGGTGCAGGATTACACAAGCTCAGAGTCTGAACAGGAAGGCTCTGTCTCtggagaagatgaagaggatgaGGATATGGGAACAGGAGAAAGACCAGGGGATTTGCCGAGGCTGATTCACTGCCGCGACGAGTTTTGCAATGGTAATAAAGAGGACAGGGTCTTTAGTGAGGGACAACCTCTGGCCCCAGAGGGTGCTGAAAACCCTCAAGTTAGAAATGAGGAGCAAGGTGAGGGTGAGAGTGATGAGGAGGAGTCCTATTTTGAGAGAGTCCCTAAACGTGGCAGTGAGATGATGATAAAAGGTGACAGGATTGAAGAGGATAAGCAAGAGAGGGACAAAGAAAATAAGGAAGAAGAGGCGTGTGCTTCTGAGTGTGAGGGCATGAAAATCGCTCTGTGCTTTGAGCAGAAGCATGAAAGTCCTTGCAGAGATGGCCCGGGGAAAGCCAGTTTGGAGTTCCCAGAAATATCAGTGCAAAATCTACAGGATCTTATTGCTGAAGTTGATAGTGAGGATTATGGAGAGAGAATGAAGGATTTCTCAGGGAACGAGCACCAAGACGCAGGTGAGAGCTTTGCAGATTATCCCTCAGACTTGTCTTCTTGTGAATATGTAGAAGATGGAGCAAGAAATCCAGAGAGTAATCACCAGTCGAACGCCTTGGCTTGTGCATTCAAAAGCGGTTCAGTTGCAAAGCAGAACACCTGTCTGGAAAGAGCTGTGACACATCCGACAGGGATGCTAAAAGCTGAGGACACTGCTGAGGAGGGATTTGGGAATCTGTCCAGCAGAGATTTAGAGGTGGATGCTGTTGAGTTCAGGAGCTTGGATGTGGCAGCTGGAGAAAAAGAGATTGTGGAGAATGTATCGGGCGATGCAGCTGTAACAGGGGTTGATGATGGAGGTGAGACAGGTGAGAGTGATGCCTACATCTCCAGTGATGATGAGGACCAAGAAATGAGGAGTAATGAGGAAATAACTAATAGTACACAAGATCTTGAAAGCAACCAGGAACGGATGGAGACTCGCGGCGGGAGCAGTGCAACGTTTTCTGACGATGATGACGACAACAGAGTGAATCCAACCGATTTCAACATAAATTGGAATATAGACGTGTTGACAACTGACACCCTTTGGTCTGAAGACCTGTTAACCACAGAGGACACAGACAAAGCGGAAACATCGCCTTCAGATGAGACTCAGCGTCCTCCAGAAGACGTCAACAGCTACTCAACAACAACGAGCCCCTCTAACCAGGGATCCCTGGATGATAGTTTCTTCTTCAACACTGAACCTGAAGCCTCTAGGGTCTACGAGCTGGGACAGTTGGGAGACGACGAGTATGAAGAGGAGAGAAACTGGGAACAGGAGCAAGAGAGAATTAAGGCTTTCTATGAGTTTTATGATGACAGCAACGAAGACAATGAAAGAGAAG GGAGGCagataaaagttcagttttGTGCAGATCCATTGTCTCAAGTCATTCACTATGAAACTGACAG TGACAGAGACTCAGTCAGCAGTTCCACTGAAGGGGAGGAGGACCCGAGTTCTGCAGAAACATCTGAG TGTTTCAACATGCTGAAGCTGACACTGAAGATGGGTCTGGTGATACTGACGGGACTGCTGATGTTCTGGTTTGCCACAGACCAAGCGGGCTGGCTCAGCCACGTGTCGTTCTTTTAG